The genomic stretch CTTGTTCAGCGTCACCATGGATCAGCCCCCTTGCGTCGCCTTCCACACCATGCCGCCGACCAGGATCAGCACGGCGACCGCCTGAAGCCCGACCCGCCAGCGCATCAGCCTGTTGGAATGGCTCCGGGCGTAGTCCCCGCCCCGGAACAGCGAATAGAGGCCCAGGCCCAGCGTTACGGTGACGGCGGCGATGGCGGCGATGACCAGGATGTCGAACATCTGCATGACGCCAGTCTAGGCCCGTCAGCGGCCCCGGTCGCGCAAAATTCGCCGTTCCCGCTGCGAAGCTAAGCCATTGGTCACCATTGTTGCCGCACTATGACTCCATGACAGATCGCGTCGTCCGCAACCTCGAGCATCTCCGAAGCTCGGCCTCCACCGCACGGGTGCTGAACCTGCTGCGCGTGTGGGAAGAGCATGGCGAGAGCCGCACCGACGGCGCCGTGCGCAATCCCGACTGGTCGGCGCGGCCGGTCTTCCGCACCTCGGCCCTGAACCGCAGCCTGATCATCAAGCACCGGCTGAGGCGCAACGAGATCGATCTCTTCCCCGGCCGGCGCCAGGTCGCCACCAAGATGGTCATCCCCATCGACGACGAGGATCTGAAGACCGGCGGCCGCTATGTCTTCGTCAATCAGATCGGCTTCGAGCGGATGATGGCCGAGGCCTTCGGCCTGTCCGCCGGCCACCCCGACCTCGAGACCCTGCGCCTGATCGACCGTCTGCCGTCGCTGGATCCCTTCCTGCTGCGCGAGCAGCTGCGGCGCGGCGGTCTGGACCCGGCGCCCTGCTATTTCGCCATCAGCGAGAGCGACCTGGCGCGGATGCAAAGCTTCGTCCACGCCGAGATCGAGCCCCTGGTCAGCCTCAGCCTGGGCGAGGACACCATCGCCGTGGCCTCGGAATCGGCGTCGCGGATGGCGGCCAAGATCCTGTCCAACAGCCCC from Brevundimonas sp. SL130 encodes the following:
- a CDS encoding twin transmembrane helix small protein — encoded protein: MQMFDILVIAAIAAVTVTLGLGLYSLFRGGDYARSHSNRLMRWRVGLQAVAVLILVGGMVWKATQGG